Proteins encoded in a region of the Bacteroidota bacterium genome:
- a CDS encoding phospholipase D-like domain-containing protein, producing MPQHDIIDNRSEKLIEHILRILPSSERAKFAVGYFFLSGFEPLRKQLNEVGEIRLLIGNTTNYQTLEQLSEGYKRLELVEEAEKHVKFLKRADEKRNMNVTAENIKDAVSLMDQTDEQEELVATVASLIKQKKLKVKVFTRGRLHAKAYIFDYKQDGRYEKGIAIVGSSNLTLSGISHNTELNVVVHGKDNHTDLSRWFDDLWNESKDFDEALMNELKASWALAPVRPYDIYMKTLYELVRDRLEEGEAADILWDDEITTKLADFQRVAVKQAVQLIREYSGCFVSDVVGLGKSFIGAAIVKHFERTDHIRPLIICPATLVEMWEGYNETYQLNARVLSMGMLRESEEQGRNILLDDVKYRDRDFILIDESHNFRHHTTQKYEILQAYLSAGRKRCVFLTATPRNKAVTDVYNQIKLFHPDDKTDLPIDPQDLKKYFGLIEKGEKRLQDLLVHILIRRTRNHILKWYGFDSQTHQPIDPNRFEEYRSGKRRAYVMVGGRHQFFPKRELETIEYSIEKTYNGLYQRLRGYLGRPKSQRKINTSKELIYARYSLWDYVVSEKQKKQPYIDLHRAGANLFGLMRTLLFKRFESSVYAFRETLKRMIRIHEAFLKSLDKGIVPAGDEAQAILYESDNYEEADLYDALTAASEKYKIEDFNKDKLIRDVKHDLGFLQEMLDHVKDITPEKDAKLQTLLKWLRKDALSKGKLIIFTQFADTARYLFENLNPGSKEKDIEVIYSGDKSKAKVVGRFAPKANPDYKFSKGEMEIRLLVATDVLSEGLNLQDCDKMINYDLHWNPVRLIQRFGRIDRIGSESEVVWGYNFLPETELERTLGLHATLHNRIQEIHDTIGEDAQILDKTELLNEEAMYAIYEKKTDQLNLFEEEGEVSIDLNEAEEIMRQLRKENFTEFERIEQLRDGVRASKTSKADGTFVFCKSGSYKQLFLTDSTGNIISRDIPKILGLLKSGDREPGKPLSKNHNKTVMRVKKAFDEEVKQRATEREQLSSLTHAQRYVIRELRVMFQLSDDEETKAQINILDKAFRKSQTVAVQRELNLLRRNGIIGKPLLKSLTRIYHQHKVQQRIELIEQSSNPSEDIPRIVCSEGLCS from the coding sequence ATGCCACAACACGACATTATAGATAACCGTAGCGAGAAACTCATTGAGCACATTCTCCGTATCCTGCCGTCCAGCGAGCGGGCAAAGTTTGCTGTGGGATATTTCTTTCTCTCCGGTTTTGAACCTCTGAGAAAACAACTTAACGAGGTTGGTGAAATTCGCTTACTCATTGGCAACACAACAAACTATCAAACACTTGAGCAGCTCTCGGAAGGATACAAACGGCTTGAGCTTGTTGAAGAAGCTGAGAAACATGTTAAGTTCCTCAAACGCGCCGATGAGAAGAGAAATATGAATGTAACAGCAGAGAACATCAAAGACGCTGTATCACTTATGGACCAAACAGATGAGCAGGAAGAATTGGTTGCAACTGTTGCCTCGCTTATTAAACAAAAGAAACTTAAGGTCAAAGTCTTTACGCGGGGACGGCTTCATGCTAAGGCATATATCTTCGATTACAAGCAGGACGGTCGGTATGAGAAAGGTATAGCAATAGTCGGCTCGTCAAATCTAACGCTCTCTGGTATTTCGCACAACACAGAATTAAACGTGGTCGTACATGGCAAAGATAATCATACCGATTTATCGCGATGGTTTGATGACCTGTGGAATGAATCGAAAGATTTCGATGAAGCACTTATGAACGAACTCAAAGCATCGTGGGCTTTAGCTCCCGTTCGTCCGTATGATATTTACATGAAAACACTCTATGAATTGGTGCGAGACCGACTTGAAGAAGGTGAAGCCGCAGATATACTTTGGGATGATGAAATTACTACAAAGCTTGCAGATTTCCAGCGAGTAGCGGTAAAACAGGCGGTTCAACTTATCAGAGAATATTCAGGTTGCTTTGTGTCCGACGTAGTTGGTCTTGGTAAGAGTTTTATTGGTGCAGCAATCGTAAAACATTTTGAGCGAACCGACCACATTCGCCCGCTCATCATTTGTCCGGCGACTCTTGTAGAAATGTGGGAAGGATACAATGAAACCTACCAACTTAATGCTCGTGTCTTGTCAATGGGAATGCTTAGAGAATCGGAGGAACAAGGTAGGAATATTCTCCTCGATGATGTAAAATATCGTGACAGAGATTTTATACTAATCGACGAAAGCCACAACTTCCGCCATCATACAACTCAAAAGTACGAAATTCTTCAAGCTTATCTCAGTGCTGGCAGGAAACGCTGTGTATTTCTCACTGCCACACCGCGAAACAAAGCTGTAACCGATGTTTACAATCAGATAAAGCTTTTCCATCCTGATGATAAAACCGATCTTCCTATCGATCCTCAAGATTTAAAAAAGTATTTCGGTTTGATAGAAAAGGGTGAAAAACGGCTACAAGATTTACTGGTGCATATTCTCATCCGCCGCACACGAAATCATATACTTAAATGGTACGGCTTCGATAGTCAAACTCACCAACCAATTGATCCTAATCGTTTTGAAGAATATCGCTCAGGTAAACGCCGCGCTTATGTAATGGTTGGCGGAAGACATCAATTCTTCCCGAAGCGTGAGCTTGAAACTATAGAATATAGCATCGAAAAAACTTACAACGGATTGTATCAACGTCTGCGAGGTTATCTTGGAAGACCAAAGAGCCAACGAAAAATTAATACTTCAAAGGAATTAATCTATGCTCGTTACTCTTTGTGGGATTATGTAGTGTCTGAAAAACAGAAGAAACAACCTTACATTGACCTACATCGCGCAGGTGCAAATCTTTTCGGATTAATGCGAACCCTGCTTTTCAAACGATTCGAATCGAGCGTTTATGCTTTCAGGGAAACGCTAAAACGAATGATTCGGATTCACGAAGCTTTTTTGAAATCATTGGACAAAGGTATTGTCCCTGCAGGCGATGAGGCACAGGCGATATTGTATGAGTCTGACAATTACGAAGAAGCCGATCTATACGATGCTCTGACGGCAGCCAGCGAGAAATATAAGATTGAGGATTTTAATAAAGATAAACTAATACGAGACGTTAAGCATGATCTGGGATTTCTACAGGAAATGCTCGATCACGTAAAAGATATAACACCGGAAAAAGATGCAAAACTACAGACGTTATTAAAATGGTTACGCAAGGACGCTTTATCGAAAGGAAAGCTCATCATCTTTACACAATTCGCAGACACTGCACGTTATTTATTTGAGAACCTTAATCCAGGTTCGAAAGAAAAAGATATTGAAGTTATATACAGCGGCGATAAAAGTAAAGCGAAAGTTGTAGGTAGATTTGCACCCAAAGCAAATCCCGATTATAAATTCTCAAAAGGTGAAATGGAAATCAGATTGCTCGTTGCGACTGATGTTCTATCAGAAGGGCTTAACCTTCAGGATTGCGATAAGATGATAAATTATGATTTACACTGGAATCCAGTCCGGCTCATTCAAAGATTTGGCCGTATTGATCGTATCGGTTCTGAAAGCGAAGTCGTATGGGGTTACAACTTCCTGCCGGAGACCGAGCTTGAACGAACGCTCGGCTTGCATGCAACGCTACATAATCGTATTCAGGAAATCCATGACACTATCGGTGAAGATGCACAAATACTCGATAAGACGGAGCTATTAAATGAAGAAGCTATGTATGCTATTTACGAAAAGAAAACTGATCAACTCAATCTATTTGAGGAGGAAGGAGAAGTATCAATCGACTTGAATGAAGCTGAAGAAATTATGAGGCAACTTCGTAAAGAGAATTTTACTGAGTTTGAGCGTATTGAGCAACTAAGAGATGGTGTCCGTGCTTCCAAAACCTCCAAGGCGGATGGTACTTTTGTATTTTGTAAGTCGGGTTCCTATAAGCAGCTTTTCTTGACTGATTCAACTGGAAATATTATCTCTCGAGATATTCCCAAAATTCTTGGTCTTCTTAAATCTGGTGATCGTGAACCGGGTAAACCGCTTTCGAAGAACCACAACAAGACAGTAATGCGAGTCAAGAAAGCCTTTGATGAAGAAGTGAAACAACGCGCTACTGAACGTGAACAGTTATCTTCACTCACTCATGCTCAGAGATATGTAATCAGAGAATTACGGGTAATGTTCCAACTATCCGATGATGAAGAAACGAAAGCTCAGATAAATATTCTCGACAAAGCCTTCAGGAAATCACAAACAGTTGCTGTACAGAGGGAATTAAATCTTCTACGTAGAAATGGAATAATTGGAAAACCATTACTAAAATCTCTCACAAGAATATATCACCAGCATAAGGTTCAACAAAGGATTGAATTGATTGAGCAAAGTTCTAATCCAAGCGAAGATATACCGAGGATTGTTTGCAGTGAGGGATTGTGTAGTTGA
- the polA gene encoding DNA polymerase I, whose protein sequence is MFKNNNNIRPKTRERLFLLDGSALAYRAYYSFISRPLITSKGEHTSAVYGFVNALMKILDEEKPDHIAVVFDRPEPTFRHKMYEPYKATRQKMPEDMASQFARLREVVEAFNVPILEMAGYEADDIMGTLAHKAEKESIETYLVTSDKDFMQLISPLTKIYRPGKSGDEWEIIDFEHVEEKFGVTPDKVVEVLGLTGDKSDNVPGVPGIGEMTAIPLVREYGTIENILENIDKISKPALQQKLRENKEIALLSKTLVTIDTNVPIAVDIHNLKAQKKNIAKLTELFTELEFKYLIRKLTSIKSETLRTLPTEEEITKAITDITTDQHQYHIITTDKELKDLVQKLKASKYFVFDTETTSTNPLIAELVGLSFSMKPSEAYYIPIKSDNIEKDNVILNNTVFQKSLFDDHPRTNPKSQIRNPKSDLIGFDFSKILNLLSPIFSNESISKCGQNIKYDLIVLKQNGLETAGTCFDTMIANYILRPDGRHNLDSMALEHLNYKTITFEELVGKEKDIRQIDVEKIAEYSAEDADITFRLYEILNKKLQDDNLLKISNDIEFPLIEVLTEMEFAGVKLDTPFLKLLSKELEGILEKTIEDIYHLAGKKFNINSTQQLGIILFEDLKLPTGRKTKTGFSTDVGVLESLKHQHPIVDKLLEYRTVSKIKSTYVDALPELINQKSGRLHTSFNQTITTTGRLSSSNPNLQNIPIRSELGREIRKAFIPQDDKWTILSADYSQIELRIMAHISNDPGLTEAFNAGEDIHASTAAKIFGYELNDFKLLPKETKQEMRRKAKEVNFGIMYGLGYFGLANRLDIPKEEARAIIAKYHKRFPNVKLYMEETINKAKRDGYVETLLGRRRYLPDIKSRNQNIRNNAERQAINMPIQGTAADMIKLAMIRIHRKISNQKIRMLLQVHDELVFEVKNSFVENAKILIVEEMKNALPLNVPLEIEVGFGKNWFEAH, encoded by the coding sequence ATGTTTAAAAATAACAACAATATCAGGCCGAAAACACGTGAACGATTATTTCTATTAGACGGTAGCGCCCTCGCTTACCGTGCTTACTATTCTTTCATCTCACGACCTCTGATAACATCAAAAGGCGAACATACTAGTGCAGTTTACGGTTTTGTAAACGCTTTGATGAAAATATTAGACGAGGAAAAACCCGACCACATCGCGGTCGTGTTTGATAGACCGGAGCCAACGTTCCGCCATAAAATGTACGAGCCATATAAAGCCACCCGGCAAAAAATGCCCGAAGATATGGCTTCACAATTTGCACGACTACGAGAAGTTGTAGAAGCTTTCAACGTTCCGATACTTGAAATGGCAGGTTACGAAGCTGACGATATTATGGGAACACTCGCACACAAAGCCGAGAAGGAAAGCATTGAAACCTATTTAGTAACAAGTGATAAAGACTTTATGCAGTTAATCTCTCCACTGACAAAAATTTATAGACCTGGCAAGAGCGGCGACGAGTGGGAAATAATCGATTTTGAACACGTGGAAGAAAAGTTCGGTGTTACTCCCGATAAAGTTGTGGAAGTATTAGGACTGACGGGTGATAAATCGGATAACGTCCCTGGCGTGCCGGGTATTGGCGAGATGACTGCAATCCCGCTTGTTCGTGAATATGGTACGATTGAAAATATTTTGGAGAACATAGACAAGATTTCAAAGCCGGCACTTCAACAGAAATTAAGAGAGAATAAAGAAATAGCCCTCCTATCCAAAACACTTGTTACCATTGATACGAATGTCCCCATTGCTGTGGATATTCATAACCTCAAGGCTCAAAAAAAAAATATCGCTAAACTTACAGAGCTTTTTACCGAATTAGAGTTTAAATACCTCATCCGTAAACTTACATCAATAAAATCGGAAACCTTACGAACATTACCAACGGAAGAGGAAATTACAAAAGCTATCACAGATATTACAACAGACCAACATCAATATCATATTATCACAACAGATAAGGAACTAAAAGATTTAGTACAAAAGTTAAAAGCTTCAAAATATTTTGTATTCGATACAGAAACCACAAGCACAAATCCTTTGATAGCAGAGTTAGTCGGCTTATCGTTTTCTATGAAACCAAGCGAAGCGTACTACATCCCAATAAAAAGCGACAATATTGAGAAGGACAATGTCATCTTAAATAACACTGTTTTTCAAAAATCTCTTTTCGATGATCATCCGAGAACAAATCCGAAATCCCAAATCCGAAATCCGAAATCCGATCTTATCGGTTTTGATTTTTCCAAAATCCTAAATTTACTTTCTCCTATTTTTTCAAATGAATCAATTTCTAAATGCGGGCAGAATATTAAGTATGATCTGATTGTACTCAAACAGAATGGACTTGAAACTGCAGGAACTTGTTTTGATACAATGATCGCAAACTACATTCTTCGCCCCGATGGGCGACACAATTTAGATTCTATGGCGTTAGAACATTTGAACTATAAAACCATTACGTTCGAAGAATTAGTCGGAAAAGAAAAAGATATCAGGCAGATCGACGTCGAGAAAATTGCTGAATACTCGGCAGAAGATGCAGATATTACATTTAGACTTTATGAAATCTTAAACAAGAAACTTCAAGATGATAACTTATTAAAAATTTCGAACGATATCGAATTCCCATTAATTGAAGTTCTTACCGAAATGGAATTCGCGGGGGTAAAATTAGATACTCCATTTCTGAAATTACTTTCAAAAGAACTTGAGGGAATATTAGAAAAAACCATAGAAGATATTTATCATCTCGCAGGAAAGAAGTTTAATATTAATTCCACGCAGCAACTCGGAATAATTTTGTTCGAAGATTTAAAACTTCCTACAGGTCGAAAAACTAAAACCGGTTTTTCAACAGACGTCGGTGTTTTGGAAAGTCTTAAACATCAACATCCGATAGTCGATAAATTGTTGGAATACCGAACAGTATCGAAAATTAAATCAACTTATGTGGATGCTCTGCCGGAATTGATAAATCAGAAATCGGGACGCCTACACACATCATTCAATCAAACAATCACTACCACAGGGCGCTTATCGAGCAGCAATCCGAATCTGCAAAATATTCCTATACGCAGCGAGCTAGGGCGCGAAATTCGCAAAGCATTCATCCCGCAAGACGATAAGTGGACAATTTTATCGGCAGACTACTCGCAGATAGAGTTACGAATAATGGCACATATCTCGAACGATCCCGGATTAACTGAAGCTTTCAATGCGGGAGAAGATATCCACGCATCGACGGCTGCAAAAATATTTGGCTATGAATTAAACGATTTTAAATTGTTACCGAAAGAAACTAAACAAGAGATGCGGCGAAAAGCAAAAGAGGTGAATTTCGGAATTATGTACGGACTCGGATATTTTGGATTAGCAAACAGGTTGGATATTCCGAAAGAGGAAGCACGTGCTATTATTGCAAAATATCACAAACGTTTCCCGAATGTAAAACTTTATATGGAAGAAACTATTAATAAAGCTAAACGCGATGGTTATGTTGAAACCTTATTGGGCAGGCGTCGTTATCTTCCCGACATAAAAAGCCGCAATCAAAATATCAGAAACAACGCTGAGCGGCAGGCAATCAATATGCCTATTCAGGGAACTGCGGCGGATATGATTAAGTTAGCAATGATTAGAATCCATCGCAAAATATCAAACCAAAAAATCAGAATGTTACTACAAGTTCACGATGAGCTTGTTTTCGAAGTGAAAAATAGTTTTGTGGAAAATGCTAAAATATTGATTGTGGAAGAAATGAAAAATGCACTCCCGCTGAATGTCCCATTAGAAATTGAAGTGGGATTCGGGAAGAACTGGTTCGAAGCACACTAA
- a CDS encoding PspC domain-containing protein yields MLRRSIENKKIAGVCGGLAEYLDIDPTIVRLIFVLLTLSSFGLGILLYIVLAIAMPHGKNK; encoded by the coding sequence ATTCTTCGACGTTCAATAGAAAATAAAAAGATTGCGGGCGTTTGTGGCGGATTAGCTGAATACCTTGATATCGATCCTACAATCGTTCGACTCATATTTGTGTTATTAACTCTAAGCTCATTTGGATTAGGTATTTTATTGTATATTGTTCTTGCAATCGCAATGCCTCATGGAAAAAATAAATAA
- the frr gene encoding ribosome recycling factor: protein MVKDILRETENKMKKAVEVVRQEFIKIRTGKATTTLLDGIKIDYFGSLMPLNQVGTVGTPDIRMITVTPWDKGMIGPIEKAILAANIGLNPANDGTVIRLPVPPLNEERRKELVKLIKKFAEDGKISLRNVRRDAIEHLKKSEKEEHFSEDERKRGEDDVQKLIDKHIKEIDSLVTHKEKEIMEV, encoded by the coding sequence ATGGTTAAAGATATTTTACGGGAAACCGAAAACAAAATGAAAAAAGCCGTAGAAGTTGTAAGGCAGGAATTTATAAAAATCCGCACCGGTAAAGCTACTACAACTCTGCTCGACGGGATCAAAATAGATTATTTTGGTTCTTTAATGCCTCTTAATCAAGTTGGCACTGTTGGTACTCCGGATATCCGAATGATAACTGTAACTCCGTGGGACAAAGGGATGATTGGTCCTATCGAGAAAGCAATTCTCGCTGCAAATATCGGATTGAATCCTGCAAACGATGGAACTGTAATTCGCTTGCCTGTTCCACCGTTAAACGAAGAACGCCGTAAAGAGCTTGTAAAATTAATCAAAAAATTTGCTGAAGATGGAAAAATTTCCCTCCGAAACGTCCGGCGTGATGCGATTGAACATCTGAAAAAATCTGAGAAAGAAGAACATTTTTCTGAAGATGAAAGAAAAAGGGGAGAAGATGATGTCCAAAAACTCATCGATAAACATATTAAAGAAATTGACTCACTCGTTACACACAAAGAAAAAGAAATTATGGAAGTTTAA
- the pyrH gene encoding UMP kinase, with protein sequence MKYKRILLKLSGESLMGKKEFGIDAEVLQKYAEEIKSVRDLDVEIGIVIGGGNIYRGVGNSSDGIDKVTGDQMGMLATIINSLALQSALEHIGIYTRLLSAIKMEQIAESFIRRRAIRHLEKGRVVIFGAGTGNPYFTTDTAAALRAIEIQADVILKGTRVQGVYDSDPELNPNAIKFQNISYLDILNKDLKVMDLTAITLCRENKLPIIVFDMNTPGNLKKLLMGENIGTLVQNVKIESI encoded by the coding sequence ATGAAATACAAACGCATTCTTTTAAAGTTGAGCGGCGAATCGTTGATGGGAAAAAAAGAATTTGGAATTGATGCCGAGGTTTTGCAAAAGTATGCAGAAGAAATTAAAAGTGTTAGAGATTTAGATGTCGAAATAGGAATAGTCATCGGTGGTGGTAATATTTATCGCGGTGTCGGAAATTCATCGGATGGTATCGATAAAGTAACAGGCGATCAGATGGGGATGTTAGCTACTATTATAAATTCGTTAGCACTACAAAGTGCCCTCGAACATATAGGAATTTATACACGATTATTAAGCGCCATTAAGATGGAGCAAATCGCCGAATCCTTCATCCGCAGGCGGGCAATCAGGCATCTTGAAAAGGGAAGAGTTGTGATTTTTGGCGCCGGGACAGGAAACCCGTATTTCACAACCGATACTGCCGCAGCTTTAAGAGCAATCGAAATACAAGCCGATGTAATATTGAAAGGCACGCGCGTTCAAGGTGTTTATGATTCTGACCCTGAATTAAATCCGAACGCTATTAAATTTCAAAATATTTCATATTTAGATATTTTAAATAAAGACTTGAAAGTTATGGATTTAACAGCGATAACACTATGTCGGGAAAATAAACTTCCAATAATTGTTTTTGATATGAACACACCGGGAAATTTAAAAAAACTTTTAATGGGTGAAAATATTGGTACTCTGGTTCAGAATGTTAAAATTGAATCTATATAA
- the tsf gene encoding translation elongation factor Ts produces MAITSELVKLLRDKTGAGMMDCKKALEETTGDLDKAIEYLRKKGAATAQKRADKAAKEGTIVTRVNGKNDFGIIVEINCETDFVARGNDFVTFSELAANIISSKKPVSLEQLLDVTDDSGKAISQHLNDMMAKIGERIEIRRYKMHQTENGFIASYTHMGNKIGVLIELSSTPGNALQIGRDIAMQIAAMNPLYISRDQVSHDVIQRELEIYRTQARNEGKPDQIIERIANGKLEKYYQDVCLSEQVFIKDSSKTIKDVLTESSSGLTIKSFERFQLGEEK; encoded by the coding sequence ATGGCAATAACTAGTGAACTTGTTAAATTATTAAGAGATAAAACCGGAGCCGGAATGATGGATTGTAAAAAGGCTCTCGAAGAAACAACCGGCGATTTAGATAAAGCTATTGAATATCTCAGAAAAAAAGGTGCGGCTACAGCACAAAAGCGCGCCGACAAAGCTGCCAAAGAAGGAACAATTGTTACACGCGTTAATGGAAAAAACGATTTCGGAATTATTGTAGAGATAAATTGTGAAACCGATTTTGTTGCACGAGGGAATGATTTTGTTACCTTCTCAGAATTGGCTGCAAATATCATCTCATCTAAAAAGCCTGTTTCTCTTGAACAACTTCTAGATGTAACCGACGATTCAGGAAAAGCTATTTCCCAGCATTTAAACGATATGATGGCTAAAATTGGTGAACGTATCGAAATTCGTCGTTACAAAATGCATCAAACAGAAAACGGTTTTATTGCATCTTATACGCACATGGGAAATAAAATCGGAGTTCTTATTGAATTGTCAAGTACCCCCGGCAATGCACTCCAAATTGGACGCGATATTGCAATGCAAATTGCCGCGATGAACCCGTTGTATATTTCGCGTGATCAGGTATCGCACGATGTTATTCAACGTGAACTCGAGATTTACCGCACGCAAGCCCGCAACGAAGGGAAACCCGATCAGATAATTGAACGGATTGCCAACGGTAAGTTAGAAAAATATTATCAGGATGTTTGCTTGTCCGAACAGGTATTTATTAAAGACTCAAGCAAAACTATTAAAGATGTTCTGACAGAAAGTAGTTCCGGTTTGACGATAAAGTCTTTCGAAAGATTTCAACTTGGTGAAGAAAAATAA
- the rpsB gene encoding 30S ribosomal protein S2, protein MPRVELTDLLNAGAHFGHLTHRWNPKMKPFIFMERNGIHIIDLKKSQQLIDQAGNALAKLVSEGKRVLFVGTKKQAKTVIREEADRCGQFHASERWLGGMLTNFTTIRKSVKRLNNIEKMETDGTFDKITKKEILFIDREKEKLQKVLSGVANMSRLPGALFVVDIKKEAIAIAEAKRLRIPVFAMVDTNVDPTLIDYPIPANDDAIKSVQLITKVMADAVNEGKEMISAQSEGADTNATGKEG, encoded by the coding sequence ATGCCTCGTGTAGAATTAACTGACCTGCTTAATGCAGGAGCCCATTTCGGGCATTTGACCCACCGATGGAATCCCAAAATGAAACCTTTCATTTTTATGGAACGGAACGGGATTCATATAATCGATTTGAAAAAATCACAACAATTAATAGATCAGGCAGGTAATGCACTCGCAAAATTAGTTTCCGAAGGGAAACGTGTTTTGTTTGTCGGAACAAAAAAACAAGCCAAAACTGTGATTCGTGAAGAAGCCGACAGATGCGGTCAGTTTCATGCTTCAGAAAGATGGCTCGGCGGAATGTTGACTAATTTTACTACCATCCGCAAAAGCGTAAAACGCCTCAATAATATTGAAAAAATGGAAACAGACGGTACGTTCGATAAAATTACTAAGAAAGAAATTTTATTCATCGACCGCGAAAAAGAGAAATTACAAAAAGTTCTTTCTGGTGTTGCAAATATGTCACGCTTACCGGGAGCTCTTTTTGTTGTTGATATTAAAAAAGAAGCCATCGCAATTGCTGAAGCGAAACGTTTACGCATTCCGGTTTTTGCTATGGTTGATACCAACGTCGATCCAACTCTGATTGATTATCCGATTCCAGCAAATGACGATGCAATTAAATCGGTTCAATTAATTACAAAAGTTATGGCTGATGCTGTTAATGAGGGGAAAGAAATGATATCTGCACAGTCTGAAGGCGCCGATACAAACGCAACAGGAAAAGAAGGATAA
- the rpsI gene encoding 30S ribosomal protein S9: protein MQNIITVGRRKNAVARVVLKSGTGEFLVNNKPMEKFFPVDTHRRDILLPFEVTESGGKYDIRATVQGGGVSGQAGALKLSVARALLELNEENRIPLRTAGLLSRDPRMVERKKYGQKKARKRFQFSKR, encoded by the coding sequence ATGCAAAACATCATAACAGTAGGAAGAAGAAAAAACGCAGTTGCACGGGTTGTACTAAAATCGGGCACAGGCGAATTTTTAGTAAACAACAAACCCATGGAAAAATTTTTTCCAGTCGATACTCATCGTCGCGATATTTTATTGCCATTCGAAGTAACTGAGAGCGGCGGGAAATACGATATCCGAGCAACGGTACAAGGTGGCGGTGTGAGTGGACAAGCGGGCGCTTTAAAACTAAGCGTAGCTCGTGCGTTACTCGAGTTGAATGAAGAAAACAGGATACCGCTCAGGACTGCCGGACTGCTTTCTCGTGATCCCCGTATGGTGGAACGTAAAAAGTATGGACAGAAAAAAGCACGCAAGCGCTTCCAGTTCTCGAAACGTTAA
- the rplM gene encoding 50S ribosomal protein L13, with the protein MNKKWFLVDADGKTLGRLASKVAHILRGKHRPTFTPNSDVGDFVIVVNADKIKLTGRRPELKKYFHYTGYPGGAIFEDFKDMMKTKPEKVIYHAVKGMIPHNRLGKRVASKLKVYVGPNHPHSAQTPEKLDI; encoded by the coding sequence ATGAACAAAAAATGGTTCCTTGTGGATGCAGACGGAAAAACATTAGGACGCTTGGCAAGTAAGGTTGCCCATATCTTACGTGGGAAACACCGCCCTACTTTTACACCCAATTCAGATGTTGGCGATTTTGTAATTGTGGTGAATGCCGATAAAATTAAATTAACTGGTCGGCGACCGGAATTAAAAAAGTATTTTCATTATACCGGATATCCGGGCGGAGCAATCTTTGAGGATTTCAAAGATATGATGAAAACCAAACCCGAAAAAGTAATTTATCATGCTGTAAAAGGAATGATTCCCCATAACAGGTTAGGTAAAAGGGTAGCATCAAAACTAAAAGTGTATGTAGGACCTAATCATCCCCATTCAGCACAAACCCCAGAAAAATTGGATATATAA